The following coding sequences are from one Neodiprion lecontei isolate iyNeoLeco1 chromosome 7, iyNeoLeco1.1, whole genome shotgun sequence window:
- the LOC107227053 gene encoding uncharacterized protein LOC107227053, which yields MGQIDCRRIHRFSTNEISFINSDSGSIDAHKKQGEKASSIAQKAAQEAKAASDAQNIAGQQAAHQVKAQLAEKAVQAAKAAEAALSGKEAIVEQLKGEVKEAESVVREEGVSLQQTQSNVKSAMEAAQQSRIQLKTLASAVRTANANLGNAEAAAQGARQAYSEKQQLLDAAKRRVDELSKQLQAAKIDLANTKQAALKASAAAHDAKANANRNRRRIGNWKSWRSRRRYG from the exons ATGGGGCAAATCGACTGCAGGCGGATACACAGATTTTCAACGAACGAAATA AGTTTCATAAATTCTGACTCTGGTTCCATCGACGCGCACAAAAAACAGGGCGAAAAGGCATCAAGCATCGCCCAGAAGGCTGCCCAGGAAGCAAAAGCGGCTTCCGACGCCCAAAACATCGCCGGCCAACAGGCTGCACATCAG GTGAAGGCTCAGCTGGCCGAGAAAGCGGTTCAGGCAGCTAAAGCGGCGGAAGCAGCCCTCTCGGGAAAAGAGGCGATAGTGGAGCAGCTCAAGGGGGAGGTGAAGGAGGCAGAGTCGGTGGTGCGAGAGGAAGGCGTCTCATTGCAGCAGACTCAGTCCAACGTCAAGTCGGCGATGGAGGCGGCTCAGCAGTCGCGTATTCAG CTGAAGACGCTCGCATCGGCCGTTCGAACCGCAAATGCCAACCTTGGAAACGCCGAAGCTGCGGCTCAGGGGGCCCGGCAAGCTTACAGCGAGAAGCAGCAGCTTCTCGACGCCGCCAAGCGGCGAGTCGACGAACTATCGAAGCAGCTCCAGGCCGCGAAAATCGACCTTGCCAACACCAAGCAGGCCGCCTTAAAAGCCAGCGCTGCTGCTCACGACGCTAAAGCCAACGCCAACAGGAACAGAAGACGCATCGGGAACTGGAAATCGTggagaagcagaagaagataCGGCTGA
- the LOC107227052 gene encoding tropomyosin-like, protein MRFSNMKILSMVLIWMLIFGHSDGRRWRRLKRTEQFGVNASKKTNKATNIAQKAAQEAKAASDAQNIAGAQAAHQVKSQLAEKAIEAAKAAEAALAGKEAVVDQLQEEFKEAEAVVQEESSSLEQTQSNVNSALRAAQEVQQELKTLRQAVQTANANLGNAEAAAQGAQQELSEKQQLVEAARHRVDELGKQLQSAKVDLTNTKQAAYRASAAAHSAKLNANRNKRGQVAILG, encoded by the exons ATGAGGTTTTCTAACATGAAGATACTGTCGATGGTGTTGATATGGATGC TCATCTTCGGTCATTCAGACGGGAGAAGATGGAGGAGATTAAAACGTACGGAG CAGTTCGGAGTTAACGCTTCAAAGAAGACGAACAAGGCGACGAACATCGCTCAGAAGGCTGCCCAGGAAGCGAAGGCAGCTTCCGACGCTCAGAATATAGCCGGAGCCCAAGCTGCTCATCAAGTCAAGTCTCAGCTCGCCGAAAAAGCCATAGAAGCTGCTAAGGCCGCCGAAGCTGCGTTAGCTGGTAAAGAAGCGGTCGTCGACCAGCTCCAGGAGGAATTCAAGGAGGCTGAAGCCGTCGTCCAGGAGGAAAGCTCGTCCCTGGAACAGACACAGTCGAACGTTAATTCCGCTCTTCGAGCCGCTCAAGAAGTTCAACAGGAG CTAAAAACGTTGCGACAGGCGGTTCAAACGGCGAACGCAAATTTGGGGAACGCCGAGGCGGCAGCTCAGGGTGCGCAGCAGGAATTAAGCGAAAAGCAGCAGCTGGTTGAGGCGGCTAGACACAGGGTCGATGAGCTTGGAAAGCAGCTGCAGTCGGCGAAGGTGGATTTGACGAACACGAAGCAGGCGGCTTACAGAGCCAGCGCAGCAGCTCATTCGGCGAAACTGAATGCGAACAGGAACAAACGAGGACAAGTTGCAATTTTGGGATGA
- the LOC124295297 gene encoding uncharacterized protein LOC124295297, whose amino-acid sequence MASAVSHLLVILVLGFFFQVHGADKQKRQIFREQVLPSKGGKIPEEAFRADRLALNRLNKEGITIPDGVILEARHVHKHFNPSGAMPEVLKVYLTPDGRYVPPEGRNHYEHPKTVDTTYLVRRPAESQTAAKFGSGYRGSSNALSSYSGRPGCTRPNGPRAFKPIHAPLVIPLRDEFEHNTYFPNRQIWGPEYSWEVIYDPFDEYFVNDIPFFDSHQIITNYEGFLNDYHDRSFRRSSGIRTVKRAASTSGSKPVSHYPETESSRYTGLVKIPKTKFKCGEKRGMFPDPDTKCQVFHLCRENGISSFLCAAGTAFSETKQRCEWWDTVTCGSGTTDTRRS is encoded by the exons atggcATCCGCAGTTTCCCATCTCCTCGTCATTTTGGTGCTTGGCTTCTTCTTCCAGGTCCACGGAGCCGACAAG CAAAAGCGACAAATCTTTAGGGAGCAGGTCCTGCCCTCCAAGGGTGGGAAAATTCCCGAAGAAGCCTTTCGCGCTGATCGATTAGCCCTGAATCGCCTAAACAAAGAAGGAATCACCATCCCTGACGGCGTTATTCTCGAAGCTCGCCACGTTCACAAACACTTTAATCCCTCGGGAGCAATGCCGGAAGTCCTGAAG GTCTACCTCACCCCGGATGGGCGATACGTGCCTCCGGAGGGTCGCAATCACTACGAGCATCCGAAGACAGTCGACACGACGTACTTGGTTCGACGTCCGGCCGAAAGCCAGACGGCAGCGAAATTTGGCAGCGGTTACCGAGGCTCGTCGAATGCACTTTCGAGTTACTCGGGTCGACCCGGTTGTACCAGACCCAACGGACCACGAGCTTTCAAGCCCATTCATGCACCCCTCGTCATCCCGCTGAGGGACGAGTTTGAGCATAACACGTACTTTCCAAACCGTCAAATCTGGGGCCCGGAATATAGCTGGGAAGTGATTTACGACCCGTTTGACGAGTATTTCGTCAACGATATTCCCTTCTTCGATTCTCATCAG ATCATTACGAATTACGAGGGATTTTTGAACGATTATCACGATCGATCCTTTCGTCGTTCGTCCGGAATTAGGACGGTTAAAAGAGCAGCTTCGACTTCCGGTTCTAAACCCGTTTCGCACTATCCGGAAACGGAATCGTCCAGATACACAGGCCTGGTGAAAATACCGAAGACGAAATTTAAATGCGGAGAAAAACGGGGAATGTTTCCCGACCCTGACACAAAGTGTCAA GTATTTCATTTGTGTCGCGAGAATGGGATCAGCTCATTTCTCTGCGCAGCCGGAACAGCATTCAGCGAGACTAAACAGAGGTGCGAATGGTGGGATACCGTGACTTGCGGTTCCGGAACGACTGATACACGACGAAGTTGA
- the LOC107227054 gene encoding uncharacterized protein LOC107227054, with protein sequence MPKLKQPTPLKKRAFDFIVTHCASYCHQLSVKGDLEKLRQSITEIKSEVFSWLPPILNQLSEFCERFFDEFSKFGKEMAKSGGRVRSMTHRKVAVEIMMDVEIPGLRCSDLHLECANRSEYRRFQSIEVLIMQSPSHAFPSSKAMSYFRLENLIEIWLITRCNNQELRIIGTHCKKLQILNITYSRYVTDDGLRALQMCPDLRVIDFVGSVISNDCINELLSTHKKLEEFNIIKHDYLPWAGRVEVYDPCSRPRELVCPSIRRYCARGPISEANLTAITVLFPNLTYIQFCCQFFSDLTILKNLKHLTELSFLSSYSILSHVRHLLTTVGENISSLEVKMSFRGNEYFKQDDVNFVYKLCPNIQELILPYDPNAPHDILVVPPFNKLKVLSLKNSSSWEATVEFHQLPELETLMLANFTPIVQIVERAMFDNVKFPKLKRFCSMLLTARRDTGLDDLNTVARERNLDFKILTISDHDL encoded by the coding sequence ATGCCAAAGCTCAAGCAGCCAACACCCCTGAAAAAACGGGCATTCGATTTCATCGTGACTCACTGCGCGAGTTATTGCCACCAACTGAGCGTCAAGGGGGATTTGGAGAAACTCCGTCAGAGCATTACTGAGATAAAAAGTGAGGTGTTTTCATGGCTACCGCCGATTCTTAACCAGCTCTCGGAGTTttgcgaaagattttttgacgaattttcaaagtttggcAAGGAGATGGCAAAATCGGGTGGTCGCGTTCGCTCGATGACGCACAGGAAAGTAGCGGTAGAGATAATGATGGACGTAGAAATACCTGGACTTCGATGTTCGGACTTGCACCTCGAATGCGCCAATCGTTCTGAGTATCGGAGATTTCAGAGCATCGAGGTATTGATAATGCAAAGTCCGTCGCACGCATTCCCATCTTCCAAAGCCATGAGCTATTTTCGTCTAGAAAACCTGATCGAAATCTGGTTGATAACCAGATGCAACAACCAGGAACTCCGGATAATTGGAACGCATTGCAAGAAGCTGCAAATCTTGAACATCACCTATTCGCGATACGTCACCGACGACGGATTACGAGCTCTGCAGATGTGCCCCGATCTACGCGTCATTGATTTCGTTGGCTCAGTAATCTCCAATGATTGCATCAACGAGCTGCTGTCGACGCATAAGAAACTGGAGGAGTTCAATATCATCAAACACGACTACTTGCCGTGGGCAGGCAGAGTCGAAGTATACGACCCGTGTTCGCGACCAAGAGAGTTGGTCTGTCCGTCGATAAGACGCTACTGTGCCAGAGGGCCGATTTCGGAGGCTAATCTAACCGCGATCACGGTGCTGTTTCCGAATTTAACCTATATTCAGTTTTGCTGTCAGTTTTTCAGTGACTTGACCATATTAAAGAACCTCAAACACCTCACCGAACTCAGTTTCTTGAGTAGTTATTCCATATTGAGTCACGTAAGGCACCTGTTGACGACCGTCggcgaaaatatttcttcgttAGAAGTAAAGATGAGTTTCAGAGGGAACGAATATTTCAAACAGGATGATGTGAACTTCGTTTATAAATTATGCCCAAATATACAGGAATTGATACTCCCTTACGACCCCAATGCACCGCACGATATATTGGTGGTGCCGCCTTTCAACAAATTAAAAGTactttcgttaaaaaatagcAGCTCGTGGGAGGCAACGGTAGAATTTCATCAATTGCCAGAGCTCGAAACTCTTATGCTCGCGAACTTTACCCCAATTGTACAAATTGTCGAACGTGCCATGTTCGATAATGTGAAATTCCCAAAATTGAAAAGGTTCTGCTCCATGCTTTTGACGGCCAGAAGAGATACCGGACTCGACGATTTGAATACAGTCGCGAGAGAGAGGAAtcttgattttaaaattttaactaTTTCCGATCATGATCTGTAG
- the LOC107224770 gene encoding uncharacterized protein LOC107224770: MIGRFESLLLKPACLFVLLEILCPAPNAGFTLRFGSDMRVPVCTSISLQQLGQLIAAASTTKNFTHDPLVNRSSDQNETYKPLSEGYARYLNSNVAYKNYKTLVVWTEAKKLCEKEGARLVVADQETYTYLINLDKISRLHVGIHRIGDEWISIHDGSVVNNVPWAIGQPDMRFGCVGTQTWTGLLETIPCDKGKDVRYQHYFCEIPIPKNVL, translated from the exons ATGATCGGACGGTTCGAGTCGTTATTATTGAAGCCTGCGTGCCTTTTTGTCCTGCTGGAAATTTTGTGCCCTGCACCAAACGCTGGCTTCACGCTCCGTTTCG GTAGTGACATGAGGGTCCCGGTCTGCACTTCGATATCGTTGCAGCAATTGGGTCAGTTGATCGCGGCAGCTTCAAccacaaaaaatttcactcatg ATCCACTTGTGAATCGGTCCTCCGACCAAAACGAAACCTACAAGCCTCTTTCGGAAGGCTACGCCCGATATCTCAACTCCAATGTGGCctataaaaattacaagacGCTGGTAGTCTGGACGGAGGCGAAGAAACTGTGCGAGAAAGAAGGTGCTCGTTTGGTTGTGGCAGACCAAGAGACGTATACTTATTTGATTAATTTGGATAAAATTAGCAGATTACATGTAGGCATTCATCGTATTGGCGACGAATGGATCAGCATTCATGACg GATCCGTTGTGAATAACGTACCATGGGCCATTGGTCAACCTGACATGAGGTTCGGATGTGTCGGAACACAAACCTGGACCGGTCTTCTAGAAACTATCCCTTGCGACAAGGGCAAAGATGTACGATATCAGCATTATTTCTGCGAGATTCCGATTCCCAAAAACGTCTTGTGA
- the LOC107224766 gene encoding uncharacterized protein LOC107224766 isoform X2, which produces MPMLKQPIPLKELVFDFIVTHCASYCHQLSVKGDLEKLRQSITEIKLEVFSWLPPILGQHAEFCEKFFETFLGFGYDMLKSGGRVRPLAHNRAAVEIMMDVEIPGLRCSDLHLEYLDSPDYCRFRILGALKMHNPPYGFLVQNVLRCFRLENLTQLWLISWCGDRELEIIGRRCRKLQLLNIMNSINVSDEGLRALRPCTDLRDIDFRGCASKLTNNAVNRLLSDLKKLEEFNVIKDDYFPGRDEIKTYDPCSRRQTLVCPSMKSYCVRG; this is translated from the exons ATGCCAATGCTCAAGCAGCCGATACCCCTGAAGGAACTGGTATTCGATTTCATCGTGACTCACTGCGCGAGTTATTGCCACCAACTGAGCGTCAAGGGGGATTTGGAGAAACTCCGTCAGAGCATTACTGAGATAAAACTTGAGGTGTTTTCATGGCTGCCACCGATCCTTGGCCAGCATGCAGAGTtctgcgaaaaattttttgagacATTTTTGGGTTTCGGCTACGATATGTTGAAATCGGGTGGTCGCGTTCGCCCTCTGGCGCACAACAGAGCTGCGGTTGAGATAATGATGGACGTAGAAATACCTGGACTGCGATGTTCAGACCTGCACCTCGAATACCTCGACAGCCCTGATTACTGCAGATTTCGGATCCTAGGCGCATTGAAAATGCACAATCCGCCTTACGGATTCCTAGTTCAGAATGTCCTGCGCTGTTTTCGCCTAGAAAACTTGACTCAACTCTGGTTGATAAGCTGGTGCGGTGACCGGGAACTCGAGATCATTGGGAGGCGTTGCAGGAAACTGCAATTATTGAACATTATGAATTCAATAAACGTCAGTGACGAGGGATTGCGAGCTCTGCGGCCGTGCACCGACTTGCGCGACATTGATTTTCGTGGCTGCGCTTCAAAATTGACGAACAATGCCGTAAACAGGCTCCTGTCAGATCTCAAGAAACTAGAGGAGTTCAATGTGATCAAAGACGACTACTTTCCGGGGCGAGATGAAATCAAAACATACGACCCGTGTTCGCGTCGACAGACGTTGGTCTGTCCATCGATGAAAAGCTACTGTGTCAGAGG CTGA
- the LOC107224766 gene encoding uncharacterized protein LOC107224766 isoform X1, whose amino-acid sequence MPMLKQPIPLKELVFDFIVTHCASYCHQLSVKGDLEKLRQSITEIKLEVFSWLPPILGQHAEFCEKFFETFLGFGYDMLKSGGRVRPLAHNRAAVEIMMDVEIPGLRCSDLHLEYLDSPDYCRFRILGALKMHNPPYGFLVQNVLRCFRLENLTQLWLISWCGDRELEIIGRRCRKLQLLNIMNSINVSDEGLRALRPCTDLRDIDFRGCASKLTNNAVNRLLSDLKKLEEFNVIKDDYFPGRDEIKTYDPCSRRQTLVCPSMKSYCVRGSVQNSDIDAVVTLFPNLTHLQFCCEILADLRKLQNLQSLKELSFWGSYSVIRHLGQLLRIIGENISVIKLNLPTTVVGHLTQPDVNFVHEYCKNIQEFVFAFRPRMHMDELLIPSFKKVKKLAIEHCYMRIATIKFQEMPELEDLTLVDFEPIVDIISSIMLDNTRFGKLKTFYSPTLDSTDHQRLHDLNQIAKERNLDFSIVFLDDCSL is encoded by the coding sequence ATGCCAATGCTCAAGCAGCCGATACCCCTGAAGGAACTGGTATTCGATTTCATCGTGACTCACTGCGCGAGTTATTGCCACCAACTGAGCGTCAAGGGGGATTTGGAGAAACTCCGTCAGAGCATTACTGAGATAAAACTTGAGGTGTTTTCATGGCTGCCACCGATCCTTGGCCAGCATGCAGAGTtctgcgaaaaattttttgagacATTTTTGGGTTTCGGCTACGATATGTTGAAATCGGGTGGTCGCGTTCGCCCTCTGGCGCACAACAGAGCTGCGGTTGAGATAATGATGGACGTAGAAATACCTGGACTGCGATGTTCAGACCTGCACCTCGAATACCTCGACAGCCCTGATTACTGCAGATTTCGGATCCTAGGCGCATTGAAAATGCACAATCCGCCTTACGGATTCCTAGTTCAGAATGTCCTGCGCTGTTTTCGCCTAGAAAACTTGACTCAACTCTGGTTGATAAGCTGGTGCGGTGACCGGGAACTCGAGATCATTGGGAGGCGTTGCAGGAAACTGCAATTATTGAACATTATGAATTCAATAAACGTCAGTGACGAGGGATTGCGAGCTCTGCGGCCGTGCACCGACTTGCGCGACATTGATTTTCGTGGCTGCGCTTCAAAATTGACGAACAATGCCGTAAACAGGCTCCTGTCAGATCTCAAGAAACTAGAGGAGTTCAATGTGATCAAAGACGACTACTTTCCGGGGCGAGATGAAATCAAAACATACGACCCGTGTTCGCGTCGACAGACGTTGGTCTGTCCATCGATGAAAAGCTACTGTGTCAGAGGGTCGGTTCAGAATTCAGATATAGACGCCGTCGTGACACTTTTTCCAAATTTGACTCATCTCCAGTTTTGCTGTGAGATTTTAGCTGATTTGCGGAAATTGCAAAATCTCCAAAGCCTCAAGGAGCTCAGTTTCTGGGGTAGCTATTCCGTAATACGTCATCTCGGGCAACTGTTAAGAATCATCGgcgaaaatatttctgtaataAAACTGAACCTGCCTACTACAGTAGTCGGTCATTTGACGCAGCCTGATGTGAACTTCGTTCATGAATACTGCAAAAATATCCAGGAATTTGTATTCGCTTTCAGACCCAGAATGCACATGGATGAATTACTGATACCATCTTtcaagaaagtgaaaaaactggCTATAGAACATTGCTACATGCGGATCGCGACGattaaatttcaagaaatGCCAGAGCTCGAAGATCTTACGCTCGTGGACTTTGAGCCGATTGTAGATATTATATCATCCATCATGCTCGATAATACAAggtttggaaaattgaaaacgttTTACTCCCCGACCTTGGATTCCACGGATCATCAGAGACTGCACGACTTAAATCAAATCGCGAAAGAGAGGAATCTCGATTTTTCAATAGTATTTCTTGATGATTGTTCCTTGTAG
- the LOC107224767 gene encoding uncharacterized protein LOC107224767 has protein sequence MPKLKQPTPLTELVFDFIVNHCANYCHQLSLKGNLEKLRRTINEIKTELFRWMPLVLRQRAAFCTSFVTTFLGLGYDVMSTGGLVRPAAHNKAAIEIMMDVEIPGLRCTDQHLGHLKVRDYHRFRTINTLDMRNPRFGYRLHDVLSRFRLENLTQLVLVSWCNNQALEVIGSHCRNLRLLNISNSQRVSDVGLLALLPCTDLRNIDFRACATRITYDTVNTLLSTFTKLEQFNTINHEYYPGQDQTKAFDPCKRERTLVCPSMDRYCFRGTVYNYDLDAVVTLFPNLSRLQFCCNMVGDYQILQNLHRLEELSFWGDVSIVPHLWQLLRIIGENITVLNVHMPNGVPGLFTQNEVNFVHECCKNIQEFSFGFVSRIDMDKLLIRPFMKLKKLVIVHRHMRTATIEFQEMPALEDLSLTYFDPIVDIISSMMFDNTRFGNLKRIKYPILDATDHQLLHHLNLIAKERNLDISVVFVGSKSL, from the coding sequence ATGCCAAAGCTCAAGCAGCCAACACCCTTGACGGAACTGGTATTCGATTTCATCGTTAATCACTGCGCGAATTATTGCCACCAGCTGAGCCTCAAGGGGAATTTGGAGAAACTACGTCGGACCATTAATGAGATTAAAACTGAATTGTTTCGATGGATGCCACTGGTCCTTCGCCAGCGTGCAGCGTTCTGCACCAGTTTTGTTACGACATTTTTGGGTTTAGGCTACGATGTGATGTCTACGGGTGGTCTCGTTCGCCCGGCGGCGCACAACAAAGCAGCGATTGAGATAATGATGGACGTAGAAATACCTGGACTGCGATGTACAGACCAGCACCTCGGACACCTCAAGGTCCGTGATTACCACAGATTTCGGACTATAAACACATTGGATATGCGCAATCCGCGTTTCGGATACCGACTTCATGATGTACTGAGCCGTTTTCGCCTAGAAAACTTGACTCAACTCGTGTTGGTAAGCTGGTGCAATAACCAGGCACTCGAGGTCATTGGAAGCCATTGCAGGAATCTGCGATTATTGAACATTTCGAATTCACAAAGGGTCAGTGACGTGGGATTGCTAGCTCTGCTGCCGTGCACCGACTTGCGCAATATTGATTTTCGTGCCTGTGCTACAAGAATAACGTACGATACCGTAAACACGCTGCTGTCAACTTTTACGAAACTAGAGCAGTTCAATACGATCAATCACGAGTACTATCCGGGGCAAGATCAAACCAAAGCATTCGACCCGTGTAAGCGTGAACGGACGTTGGTCTGTCCGTCGATGGATCGCTACTGTTTCAGAGGGACGGTTTACAATTATGATCTAGACGCCGTCGTGACACTTTTTCCAAATTTGTCTCGTCTCCAGTTTTGCTGTAACATGGTTGGTGATTACCAGATATTGCAAAATCTCCACAGGCTCGAGGAGCTCAGTTTCTGGGGCGACGTTTCCATAGTACCTCATCTCTGGCAACTGTTAAGGATCATCGGCGAAAATATTACTGTATTAAACGTACATATGCCTAATGGAGTACCCGGTCTTTTCACACAGAATGAAGTGAACTTCGTTCATGAATGCTGCAAAAATATCCAGGAATTTTCATTCGGTTTCGTATCCAGAATAGACATGGACAAATTGCTGATACGGCCTttcatgaaattgaaaaaactggTGATAGTACATCGCCACATGCGGACCGCGACGATTGAATTTCAAGAAATGCCAGCGCTCGAAGATCTTTCACTCACGTACTTTGATCCGATTGTAGATATTATATCATCCATGATGTTCGACAATACAAggtttggaaatttgaaaaggaTTAAGTACCCGATCTTGGATGCCACGGATCATCAGTTATTGCATCACTTAAATCTAATCGCGAAAGAGAGGAATCTCGATATTTCAGTAGTATTTGTTGGTAGTAAATCCTTGTAG
- the LOC124295296 gene encoding uncharacterized protein LOC124295296: MPKLKQPTSLQELVFDFIVNHCANYCHQLSLKGDLEKLRQTITEIKTELFPWLPPILGQPSEFCENFFEIFLLRGYDTLKSSNICRPIAHNRAAAEIMMDVEIPGLICSDLHLEYLDIRDYRRFKILDALKMYDFPVFQALDYFPLENLTELWMINWCTNHELEIVGSRCRKLKILNISYSRNVTDDGLRALRPCADLRVIHFRCSVSKVTNDAINELLSTHTKLEEFNTISVKYLPGRDEIRIYDPCSRRQTLVCPSVKRYCIRGAVWSSDLNAIVTLFPNLTNLQFCCRSLIDLRVLQNLKNLKVLCFLGIHSVIIYIEQLLTVIGENISVIEIKMSSTAVGHLTQNDVNFVHKFCKNIQEFVFSYRPTIRMDKLLMPSFMKLKKLSIERCFMLTATIEFQEMPELEDLTLVNFEPIVDIISSIMLDNIRFGKLKMFHSMILEGKEHQRLNGLNQIAKEMNIDFSVVFFGDFEL, from the coding sequence ATGCCAAAGCTCAAGCAGCCAACTTCCCTGCAGGAACTGGTATTCGATTTCATCGTCAATCACTGCGCGAATTATTGCCACCAGCTGAGCCTCAAGGGGGATTTGGAGAAACTACGTCAGACCATTACTGAGATCAAAACTGAATTGTTTCCATGGCTGCCACCGATCCTTGGCCAGCCCTCAGAGTtctgcgaaaattttttcgaaatatttttattgcgtGGCTACGATACTTTAAAATCGAGTAATATTTGTCGTCCGATCGCGCACAACAGAGCAGCGGCTGAGATAATGATGGACGTAGAAATACCTGGACTCATATGTTCAGACCTGCACCTCGAATACCTCGATATCCGAGATTATCGCAGATTCAAGATCCTAGATGCATTGAAAATGTACGATTTCCCAGTTTTTCAAGCCCTGGACTATTTTCCTCTAGAAAATTTGACCGAACTCTGGATGATAAACTGGTGCACTAACCATGAACTGGAGATCGTTGGATCGCGTTGCAGGAAGCTGAAAATCTTGAACATTTCGTATTCACGAAACGTAACTGACGATGGATTGCGAGCTTTGCGACCGTGCGCCGACTTGCGCGTCATTCATTTTCGTTGCTCTGTCTCAAAAGTGACCAACGATGCCATAAACGAGCTGCTGTCAACGCATACGAAACTAGAGGAGTTCAACACGATCAGTGTCAAATACTTGCCGGGGCGAGACGAAATCAGAATATACGATCCGTGTTCGCGTCGACAGACGCTGGTCTGTCCGTCGGTAAAACGCTACTGTATCAGAGGGGCGGTTTGGAGTTCGGATCTAAACGCCATCGTGACACTTTTTCCGAATTTGACCAATCTCCAGTTTTGCTGTAGGTCTTTGATTGATTTGCGCGTGTTGCAAAATCTTAAAAACCTCAAGGTGCTCTGTTTCTTGGGCATTCATTCGGTGATAATTTATATTGAGCAACTGTTAACGGTCATCGgcgaaaatatttctgtaatcGAGATAAAGATGTCTTCTACGGCAGTCGGTCATTTGACACAGAATGATGTGAACTTCGTTCATAAATTCTGCAAAAATATCCAGGAATTTGTATTCTCTTACAGACCCACAATACGAATGGATAAATTGCTGATGCCGTCttttatgaaattgaaaaaactgtcGATAGAACGTTGCTTCATGCTGACCGCGACGATAGAGTTTCAGGAAATGCCAGAGCTCGAAGATCTTACGCTCGTGAACTTCGAGCCAATTGTAGATATTATATCATCCATCATGCTCGATAATATAagatttggaaaattgaaaatgtttcactCCATGATTTTGGAGGGCAAAGAGCATCAGAGACTCAACGGCTTGAATCAAATCGCGAAAGAGATGAATATCGATTTTTCAGTAgtattttttggtgattttgaattgtaG
- the LOC107224773 gene encoding uncharacterized protein LOC107224773, with protein MARWHGNGEAKAIGVVLVLAAILDATSAGFPEHRAIDVGYNGYQNFQPVVSHHRPIVVEEPRKKSEQDFSKIPGIPGVDYPIFHKVPPTSFSCAHVPYAPGMYANVETGCQAYHVCHDGREGHQGASFLCTNGTLFNQHEFACDWWYKVNCADAPSLYSLNLDPTKNPFVPKKKPEEESQPHQDKFKIAIF; from the exons ATGGCGAGGTGGCACGGGAATGGAGAGGCCAAAGCGATCGGCGTGGTCCTCGTCCTTGCAGCGATCCTCGATGCTACGTCGGCCGGATTTCCAGAG CACCGCGCCATCGACGTTGGCTACAATGGCTACCAAAATTTCCAGCCGGTGGTTTCACACCATCGTCCGATAGTTGTCGAGGAACCGCGAAAAAAGAGCGAGCAGGACTTCAGCAAGATTCCCGGGATTCCCGGTGTGGATTATCCCATCTTTCACAAGGTTCCTCCGACCAGTTTTTCATGCGCCCACGTTCCGTACGCACCTGGAATGTACGCTAATGTTGAAACAGGCTGCcag GCATATCACGTCTGTCACGATGGAAGAGAGGGACACCAGGGTGCCTCATTCCTTTGCACGAATGGAACCCTGTTCAACCAGCATGAATTTGCCTGCGATTGGTGGTACAAAGTTAATTGCGCGGACGCGCCTTCTCTGTAcag CCTGAATTTGGATCCAACGAAAAACCCGTTCGTCCCGAAAAAGAAACCGGAAGAGGAATCGCAACCGCATCAGGATAAGTTCAAGatcgcaattttttaa